One stretch of Pseudomonas fluorescens Q2-87 DNA includes these proteins:
- a CDS encoding PilZ domain-containing protein, which translates to MSTLDEEDRREYYRIEDTIALEIRPLSIPEAAGQEVLQDPSPLFNLLSELHLSEFESQHLLRQISERERSIAAYLKAMNKRLDLLSQVIALTVLGEIGEPQPVIISEGGIDFQYPTPIAVGTHLSIKLVLMPQALGLLLRARVTHCDPKGGGYDVGTEFEHPTDAQRQLLARYILQKQAQERRLARELNESGINKEQP; encoded by the coding sequence ATGTCGACATTAGATGAAGAAGATCGCCGCGAATACTACCGTATCGAGGACACGATCGCACTGGAAATTCGGCCCCTCTCAATTCCTGAAGCCGCCGGCCAGGAAGTGTTGCAGGATCCTTCTCCACTGTTCAATCTGCTCAGTGAACTGCACCTGAGCGAATTCGAGTCACAACACCTGCTGCGCCAGATCAGCGAGCGCGAACGCAGCATCGCCGCCTATCTCAAGGCCATGAACAAACGCCTCGACCTGCTCAGCCAGGTCATTGCCCTGACCGTGCTCGGGGAAATCGGCGAACCGCAACCGGTGATCATTTCCGAAGGCGGCATCGACTTCCAATACCCCACGCCAATTGCCGTCGGCACGCATCTGTCGATCAAGCTCGTGCTGATGCCGCAAGCCCTTGGCCTGCTGCTGCGAGCGCGCGTCACCCATTGCGACCCCAAGGGTGGCGGCTACGACGTGGGCACCGAGTTCGAACATCCGACCGATGCCCAGCGCCAGCTGCTGGCCCGCTACATCCTGCAAAAACAGGCGCAAGAACGGCGCCTGGCCCGGGAACTGAACGAATCAGGTATCAATAAGGAACAACCGTGA
- a CDS encoding lipoprotein-releasing ABC transporter permease subunit, with protein MFRPLFVFIGTRYTRAKRRNHFVSFISLTSIIGLALGVVVMIVVLSVMNGFDHEMRTRVLGMVPHATLESGEAISDWPSLAAKVKQNPQVLAVAPFTQMQGLLTNDGKVSKVLLNGIDPALERQVSIIDNFMQQGKLDDLAPGSFGIVIGDKAAAKLGVAIGDKLTFVAPEVTVTPGGMFPRMKRFTVVGIFHVGAGELDGYLGVTNLQDLARLHRWKPDQVQGLRLKFDDLFQAPRAAWTIAQQLGEDRYYARDWTRTHGNLYQAIRMEKAMIGLLLLLIVAVAAFNIISTLVMVVNDKKGDIAILRTLGATPGQIMRIFMVQGTVIGVIGTFVGALVGMFAALNVSAAIAALEGLIGHKFLNADVYFIDYLPSQLQADDVLMVCGAALVLSFLATLYPAWRAARTQPAEALRYE; from the coding sequence ATGTTCAGACCTCTCTTCGTATTTATCGGCACGCGTTATACCCGTGCAAAGCGCCGCAATCATTTTGTATCGTTCATTTCCCTGACTTCCATCATCGGACTGGCCCTTGGCGTGGTCGTGATGATCGTCGTGCTCTCGGTCATGAACGGCTTCGATCATGAAATGCGCACCCGCGTGCTGGGCATGGTGCCCCACGCGACCCTCGAATCCGGCGAAGCCATCAGCGACTGGCCGAGCCTGGCCGCCAAGGTCAAGCAGAACCCTCAGGTGCTGGCCGTTGCGCCGTTCACCCAGATGCAGGGGCTGCTGACCAATGACGGCAAGGTGTCCAAGGTCTTGCTCAATGGCATCGACCCTGCGCTGGAACGGCAGGTGTCGATCATCGATAACTTCATGCAACAGGGCAAACTCGACGACCTGGCGCCGGGCAGTTTCGGGATCGTCATCGGTGACAAGGCCGCAGCCAAGCTTGGCGTGGCCATCGGCGACAAGCTGACCTTCGTCGCCCCGGAAGTCACAGTGACTCCGGGGGGCATGTTCCCGCGCATGAAACGTTTTACCGTAGTTGGCATTTTCCATGTCGGCGCCGGCGAGCTGGATGGTTACCTGGGCGTCACCAACCTCCAGGACCTGGCGCGCCTGCATCGCTGGAAGCCGGACCAGGTCCAAGGCCTGCGGTTGAAGTTCGATGACTTGTTCCAGGCGCCGCGCGCCGCCTGGACCATCGCCCAGCAACTTGGCGAAGACCGCTACTACGCTCGGGACTGGACCCGCACCCACGGCAACCTGTACCAGGCGATCCGCATGGAAAAAGCCATGATCGGCCTGCTGCTGTTGCTGATCGTCGCCGTGGCGGCGTTCAACATCATCTCTACCCTGGTGATGGTGGTGAACGACAAGAAGGGCGACATCGCCATCCTGCGCACCCTCGGCGCCACGCCGGGGCAGATCATGCGGATCTTCATGGTCCAGGGCACGGTCATCGGCGTCATCGGCACGTTCGTCGGTGCGCTGGTCGGGATGTTCGCCGCGCTGAATGTCAGCGCCGCGATTGCCGCCCTCGAAGGCCTGATCGGGCACAAGTTTCTCAACGCCGACGTGTATTTCATCGACTACCTGCCGTCGCAATTGCAGGCAGATGATGTGTTGATGGTCTGCGGCGCCGCGTTGGTCCTGAGTTTCCTCGCCACCCTGTATCCAGCCTGGCGTGCCGCGCGCACCCAGCCTGCGGAGGCGTTACGTTATGAGTGA
- a CDS encoding glycerophosphodiester phosphodiesterase: MTLIYGHRGAKGEAPENTLTGFQECLKHGVRRCELDLHLSMDGELMVIHDPTLKRTTDRRGKVVEHSAAELVTYDARKGGPGWIKPCPIPRLEELFEKCDFEHWQLEVKSASRTRAAATVLGIREMAQRFGLLDKITITSSSREVLKAALDLTPDISRGLVAEYAWLDPLKVAQSYGCEILALNWTLCTPERLIKAQRQGLHVSVWTVNEPALMRRLADFGVDSLITDFPGLATATLEKG, translated from the coding sequence GTGACCCTCATTTATGGCCACCGCGGCGCCAAGGGCGAAGCGCCGGAAAATACCCTGACCGGTTTTCAGGAGTGTCTCAAGCACGGCGTGCGCCGTTGCGAGCTGGACCTGCATCTTTCGATGGACGGCGAGTTGATGGTGATCCATGACCCGACCCTCAAGCGCACCACGGATCGCCGGGGCAAGGTGGTGGAGCATTCCGCCGCCGAGCTGGTGACCTACGATGCGCGCAAGGGGGGCCCGGGCTGGATCAAGCCGTGCCCGATCCCACGCCTGGAGGAGCTGTTCGAGAAGTGCGATTTCGAGCACTGGCAACTGGAGGTCAAGAGCGCCTCACGCACCCGCGCCGCCGCCACCGTCCTGGGAATTCGTGAGATGGCCCAGCGATTCGGGCTGCTGGACAAGATCACCATCACTTCAAGCTCACGGGAAGTGCTTAAGGCGGCCCTGGACCTGACCCCGGACATTTCCCGCGGCCTGGTGGCCGAATACGCCTGGCTCGACCCGCTGAAGGTCGCCCAGAGTTATGGCTGTGAGATTTTGGCGCTGAACTGGACGCTGTGCACACCCGAGCGCCTGATCAAGGCCCAGCGCCAGGGGCTGCACGTGTCGGTGTGGACGGTCAACGAACCCGCGCTGATGCGCAGGCTCGCCGACTTCGGCGTTGACAGCCTGATTACAGACTTTCCCGGTTTGGCCACTGCCACGCTTGAGAAAGGCTGA